The proteins below are encoded in one region of Tsuneonella sp. CC-YZS046:
- a CDS encoding plasmid stabilization protein, translated as MPRGDKSSYTDKQKRKAEHIEEGYKDRGVSSKEAERRAWATVNKESGGGKKSGSGRGRKESHASSRKGGRTGGSSQSPEKRSAAARKGWETRRRKGNG; from the coding sequence ATGCCTCGAGGCGACAAGAGCAGCTATACCGACAAGCAGAAGCGCAAGGCCGAACATATCGAAGAAGGCTACAAGGATCGCGGCGTCAGCAGCAAGGAGGCGGAGCGCCGCGCCTGGGCCACGGTGAACAAGGAATCCGGCGGCGGCAAGAAGTCGGGTTCCGGAAGAGGCAGGAAGGAGAGTCACGCCTCCTCCCGGAAGGGCGGCCGAACAGGCGGTTCCAGCCAAAGCCCGGAAAAGCGATCCGCCGCGGCCAGGAAAGGCTGGGAAACCCGTCGCCGCAAGGGAAATGGCTGA
- a CDS encoding protein-L-isoaspartate(D-aspartate) O-methyltransferase, with amino-acid sequence MAEYDRLRDHMVDVQLAGRGIRDKRVLEAMRTVPRERFVREGLEEFAYEDSALPIEEEQTISQPYIVAAMIEAAEVEPDDRVLEVGAGSGYAAAVLGRIARRVFAIERHPALASLARERIAALGYANVEIRAGDGTRGLEQEAPFDAILVAAGAPEVPNALKRQLAMGGRLVIPVGDTGKQKLCKVTRTGETRFDVENLATVMFVPLIGEEGWQENR; translated from the coding sequence ATGGCCGAGTATGACAGGCTTCGCGATCATATGGTGGACGTCCAGCTTGCCGGTCGTGGCATCCGCGACAAGCGTGTGCTCGAAGCGATGCGGACGGTGCCGCGCGAGCGCTTCGTGCGCGAGGGGCTGGAAGAGTTCGCCTATGAGGATTCGGCGCTGCCGATCGAGGAAGAGCAGACGATTTCGCAGCCCTATATCGTGGCCGCCATGATCGAGGCGGCCGAGGTCGAGCCGGACGACCGGGTCCTCGAAGTGGGCGCCGGTTCCGGCTATGCCGCCGCGGTCCTTGGCCGGATCGCCCGGCGGGTGTTTGCGATCGAGCGTCATCCGGCGCTGGCCAGTCTGGCGCGGGAGCGCATCGCCGCGCTCGGCTACGCCAATGTGGAGATCCGGGCCGGCGACGGCACCAGGGGCCTCGAGCAGGAAGCCCCGTTCGACGCGATCCTCGTCGCGGCCGGGGCGCCGGAGGTGCCGAACGCGCTCAAGCGGCAACTGGCGATGGGCGGCCGCCTCGTCATCCCGGTGGGAGACACCGGCAAGCAGAAGCTATGCAAGGTAACGCGCACCGGCGAGACACGTTTCGATGTGGAAAATCTCGCCACGGTCATGTTCGTGCCGCTGATCGGCGAAGAGGGCTGGCAAGAGAATAGGTAG
- a CDS encoding histidine phosphatase family protein, with translation MSSGTETIHHTGQARFLMPEGARQIILVRHGSSVGPTVNTLQLGELTLSDPELSPDGHLQAQALASQLSREAIAHIFVTPLRRTHQTAEPLVAATGIQPVVIDDLREIHLGEWEHSYYEYASSGHPLISQAYVEERWDVIPQAESAASFAERVSRGIAEVVARTGPGTTSVALSHAATISEICRQAARSRPFAFVGVENTSITRLIVTKDGGWQLRSFNDVSHLGYS, from the coding sequence ATGTCGAGCGGAACCGAAACCATCCATCACACCGGGCAGGCGCGTTTCCTGATGCCGGAAGGCGCCCGCCAGATCATACTCGTCCGCCATGGATCGAGCGTGGGCCCGACGGTGAATACTCTCCAGCTGGGGGAACTCACCCTGTCCGATCCGGAACTGTCGCCGGATGGGCACCTCCAGGCGCAGGCGCTTGCCAGCCAGCTTTCCAGGGAGGCGATTGCCCATATCTTCGTCACGCCGCTGCGGCGGACGCACCAGACCGCCGAACCGCTGGTCGCCGCGACGGGAATCCAGCCGGTGGTGATCGACGACTTGAGAGAGATACATCTCGGCGAGTGGGAGCACAGCTATTACGAATACGCGTCATCCGGCCATCCGCTGATCTCGCAGGCCTATGTCGAGGAACGCTGGGACGTGATCCCGCAGGCGGAAAGCGCGGCCTCCTTCGCCGAACGCGTAAGCCGGGGAATCGCGGAGGTCGTCGCCCGGACCGGGCCGGGCACCACTTCCGTCGCGCTCAGCCACGCCGCCACGATCAGCGAAATCTGCCGGCAGGCCGCCAGAAGCCGCCCCTTTGCCTTTGTCGGCGTCGAGAATACTTCGATCACCCGGCTGATCGTCACCAAGGATGGCGGGTGGCAATTGCGCAGCTTCAACGACGTGTCGCACCTCGGCTATTCGTGA